The Canis lupus familiaris isolate Mischka breed German Shepherd chromosome 27, alternate assembly UU_Cfam_GSD_1.0, whole genome shotgun sequence genome window below encodes:
- the KLRF1 gene encoding killer cell lectin-like receptor subfamily F member 1, with amino-acid sequence MQDEERYMTLNLQLKKRSSSQIFQLKHKDCSVMLHWYKVLLGISGTVNGILLLTLISLSLLVSQGVLLKCQEGKNSNITQHDDIGNLETNSGTRGNINNKDTSLCGSKATDHIGLCPSEWLKYQEKCYWFSNEMKSWSDSYGYCLERKSHLPIIQDQLEMAFIQKNLKQSNYVWIGLNFTSLVRTWTWVDGSSLDSNIFVIKGPAKEDSCAATKENKIYSETCSSVFKWICQSINKQ; translated from the exons ATGCAAGACGAAGAAAGATACATGACATTGAATTTACAATTGAAGAAAAGGAGTTCTAGCCAAATATTCCAACTTAAACATAAAG ATTGTTCTGTGATGTTGCACTGGTATAAAGTCTTATTGGGAATATCTGGAACAGTAAATGGCATTCTGCTCTTGACTTTGATCTCCCTGTCCTTACTGG tttctcaggGAGTATTGCTAAAATGCCAAgaaggaaagaattcaaatatcaCCCAACATGATGATATTGGAAACCTGGAAACGAATAGTGGCAcaagaggaaatataaataataaggaCACAAGCCTTTGTGGTTCAAAAGCTACAGACCATATAG GGTTGTGCCCATCGGAATGGCTCAAATATCAAGAAAAGTGTTATTGGTTCTCTAATGAGATGAAAAGTTGGAGTGACAGTTATGGTTATTGTTtggaaagaaaatctcatttaccAATCATTCAGGACCAACTTGAAATG GCTTTTATACAGAAAAACCTAAAACAATCAAACTATGTGTGGATTGGACTTAACTTTACATCCCTGGTGAGGACATGGACCTGGGTGGATGGTTCTTCATTAGATTCAAATAT ATTCGTCATAAAGGGGCCAGCTAAAGAAGATAGCTGTGCTGccaccaaggaaaacaaaatttattctGAAACCTGCAGCAGTGTTTTCAAATGGATTTGTCAATCAATCAATAAGCAATGA